Proteins from a single region of Hydra vulgaris chromosome 12, alternate assembly HydraT2T_AEP:
- the LOC105846215 gene encoding coiled-coil domain-containing protein 34 isoform X2 codes for MYKGFKCSSPNLTEKKSYIFKDFPVNITFEADTMLPESVDWSIKSSVPNKPSNNQSSNMHDTSQKKSWDDWVLNKALLDLKKKELKKKKKNDELIEKKKLLDDKAKKEQLAKEVREEWLKQKIYLAAKMKKEAAAQDEFERLKSAQKKEIVHQRSKESLSKWMEEKKNRDRQMKSTKNEARRQTEIEKINKCIQSDIIYKNWLSEAKKKKLPSRYSYGYANGSLFSYYDMTATPNPSFTNSELWLDQSGSDGVNEKIELFCSPPMLWKDVNTRQQAKDRTTNKTTTNLVKKHSCLKLS; via the exons ATGTATAAAGGATTCAAATGCTCTTCCCCAAATCTAaccgaaaaaaaaagttatatttttaaagattttccagTCAATATAACATTTGAAGCAGATACCATGTTGCCTGAATCAGTTGATTGGTCAATCAAATCATCAGTACCTAATAAACCAAGTAATAACCAAAG CTCAAACATGCACGATACTTCACAAAAAAAGTCATGGGATGACTGGGTTCTTAATAAAGCTCTTTTGGATCTCAAAAAGAaagagttaaagaaaaagaaaaaaaatgatgagttaattgaaaaaaagaagttattagatgataaagcaaaaaaagaacaattagCTAAAGAAGTTAGGGAAGAGtggttaaagcaaaaaatatatctggctgctaaaatgaaaaaagaagcAGCTGCCCAAGATGAATTTGAAAGATTAAAG AGCGCTCAAAAGAAAGAAATTGTCCATCAGAGGTCGAAGGAAAGCTTATCTAAGTGgatggaagaaaaaaaaaaccgtgATCGCCAaatgaaatcaacaaaaaatgaaGCTCGTCGTCAGACAGAAAtcgaaaaaatcaataaatgcaTTCAATCtgacataatttataaaaattggttaAGCGaagctaaaaagaaaaaattacctAGCCGTTATTCATACGGTTACGCAAATGGGTCTTTGTTTAGTTACTATGACATGACAGCTACTCCAAATCCATCCTTTACTAACTCAGAGCTTTGGCTAGATCAGTCTGGTTCAGACGGTGTAAACGAGAAGATAGAACTTTTTTGTTCTCCCCCTATGCTTTGGAAAGATGTTAATACTAGGCAACAAGCGAAAGATAGAActacaaataaaacaacaacaaacttagtaaaaaaacattcatgCTTAAAACTATCCTga
- the LOC136088303 gene encoding uncharacterized protein LOC136088303 has product MPYKGVHETIITNMCCDLFTQNEVKEKSSKYKSFPILSKYSQIIPNSSTRLRCTQKLEEQINEEYSYWEHVLRRAIAVICTIAEHYGLAFRGTNEKFGSLQNGNYLGLLELVSQFDPFLASHIAKYENSGKGNLSYLSKTVCEELIEITSKKVREVIVDEVKASGYFSLSVDSLPDISHIDQLSVVLRYVADGEPIERFLTFLELQNHTGEGMAKQVLQYLREVCNIDFSKCRGQSYDNAANMSGRYKGMQK; this is encoded by the exons ATGCCGTATAAAGGTGTTCATGAaacaataataactaatatGTGTTGCG acTTATTTACTCAAAatgaagtaaaagaaaaatcttcaaaatataaaagttttcctatattatcaaaatattctcAGAT TATACCTAACTCGTCGACAAGACTCCGGTGTACACAAAAGCTAGAAGAGCAAATAAATGAAGAATATAGTTACTGGGAACATGTTTTGAGGCGAGCAATAGCGGTTATTTGCACTATAGCCGAGCACTATGGTCTGGCTTTCAGAGgaacaaatgaaaaatttggATCTTTACAAAATGGAAATTATTTAGGGCTGCTAGAGTTGGTCAGTCAGTTTGATCCATTTTTAGCATCACACATTGCGAAGTATGAAAATTCTGGAAAGGGAAATCTTTCTTATTTATCTAAAACTGTATGTGAAGAACTGATTGAAATTACGTCCAAAAAAGTGCGTGAAGTAATTGTAGATGAAGTAAAGGCTTCCGGTTATTTCAGCTTGTCAGTAGACTCACTACCTGATATTTCACATATCGATCAGTTAAGCGTTGTTCTTCGATATGTAGCAGATGGAGAGCCCATTGAACGCTTTTTGACTTTCTTGGAGTTGCAAAATCACACTGGTGAAGGTATGGCTAAGCAAGTGCTGCAGTACTTACGTGAAGTTTGCAATATTGATTTTTCGAAATGCAGAGGTCAATCCTACGATAATGCAGCTAATATGTCCGGGCGCTACAAGggcatgcaaaaataa